A portion of the Carya illinoinensis cultivar Pawnee chromosome 11, C.illinoinensisPawnee_v1, whole genome shotgun sequence genome contains these proteins:
- the LOC122282873 gene encoding cytochrome P450 736A117-like, whose product MSNFLQFLGQHVTTSFFLNPFVLALLSVIFILLMFKWSSTLPSTKHNSPPSPPKLPIIGNLHQLGLQPHRSLRSLAQCHGPLMLLHFGSVPTLVVSSADAAREIMKTHDLIFANRPKSSMFEKLLYNYKDVSMAPYGEYWRQMKSVCVLHLLSNKRVQSFRGVREEETSLMIQKIKQSCHSSGTVNLSEVFAKLTNDVVCRVSLGRKYSGGEEGGSKFKELLGDFVELLGISCVGDYIPWLAWVSRVNGLDARVEKVATQLDNFLEGVLEEHTNIQKKARSNGHVNPENEDQKDFVDVLLWIQKENVIGFPVERVGIKAVILDVFAAGTDTVYTVLEWAMTELLRHPTAMKKVQIEVRGTSTGNEREVTEDDLDKMHYLKAIIKETFRLHPPIPLLVPRESTQSVKLQGYDIAAGTQVIVNAWAIGRDPKSWDEPEEFHPERFLTTSIDVKGHDFQLIPFGAGRRSCPGIPFSLTTIELHFHGLVQKFDWALPNEASGHDLDMSESIGLTIHRKFPLTAVATPYIF is encoded by the exons ATGTCAAACTTCCTGCAATTTTTGGGGCAACACGTGACCACTTCCTTCTTCCTGAATCCCTTTGTTTTAGCTCTCTTGTCCGTCATCTTCATACTTCTCATGTTCAAATGGTCCTCCACCCTTCCAAGCACAAAACATAACTCACCACCTTCACCGCCAAAGCTCCCAATCATTGGAAACCTTCACCAACTCGGCTTGCAGCCTCACCGTTCACTCAGATCCTTAGCTCAATGCCATGGCCCCCTCATGCTGCTTCACTTTGGCAGCGTCCCAACCCTTGTTGTTTCATCTGCCGATGCTGCCCGAGAGATCATGAAAACCCATGACCTCATCTTTGCAAACCGGCCCAAATCAAGCATGTTCGAGAAACTGCTATACAATTACAAAGATGTGTCAATGGCCCCCTATGGCGAATACTGGAGGCAGATGAAGAGCGTATGCGTGCTACATCTTTTGAGTAACAAAAGGGTTCAGTCCTTTCGCGGTGTTAGAGAGGAGGAAACCTCCCTAATGATTCAGAAAATCAAACAGTCGTGTCATTCTTCAGGTACTGTAAATTTAAGCGAAGTGTTTGCTAAGCTTACAAATGATGTAGTGTGCAGGGTGAGTTTAGGAAGGAAGTATAGTGGAGGCGAAGAAGGTGGGAGCAAATTTAAGGAGCTTTTAGGGGATTTTGTGGAGCTGTTGGGTATTAGCTGTGTTGGGGACTATATCCCATGGCTTGCTTGGGTGAGCCGTGTAAATGGCTTGGATGCTAGAGTAGAGAAGGTGGCTACACAGCTGGATAATTTTCTAGAGGGAGTACTTGAAGAGCACACAAATATTCAGAAGAAAGCCAGGAGCAATGGCCATGTGAATCCAGAAAATGAAGATCAGAAAGACTTTGTTGATGTTCTGCTTTGGATTCAGAAGGAAAACGTGATCGGTTTTCCTGTCGAAAGAGTTGGCATCAAGGCTGTAATCCTG GATGTATTCGCCGCTGGAACTGACACTGTGTATACAGTTTTAGAGTGGGCAATGACAGAGCTGTTAAGGCACCCAACGGCCATGAAGAAGGTGCAGATTGAGGTGAGAGGGACCAGTACCGGCAACGAAAGAGAAGTAACAGAGGATGATTTGGATAAAATGCATTACTTGAAGGCAATTATCAAAGAAACATTTCGGTTGCATCCACCTATTCCGCTGCTAGTTCCTCGGGAATCGACTCAAAGTGTCAAATTACAGGGCTATGACATTGCAGCAGGAACACAAGTAATCGTCAATGCATGGGCAATTGGAAGAGACCCAAAATCATGGGATGAACCAGAGGAGTTTCACCCAGAGAGGTTCTTGACAACCTCAATAGATGTGAAAGGACATGACTTTCAATTAATCCCATTTGGTGCTGGAAGGAGGAGTTGCCCAGGCATTCCTTTTTCCCTCACTACCATcgagct TCACTTTCACGGACTGGTGCAAAAGTTTGATTGGGCGTTGCCTAATGAAGCAAGTGGACATGATTTGGACATGTCTGAATCTATTGGTCTAACAATTCATAGAAAGTTTCCTCTTACAGCAGTTGCAActccatatatattttga